The nucleotide window AATTGCCTTTTCCTTTTTCTCATTCATTATCTGGGCTTCTTCCAGAGCTCCCTTGATTGTCTGCTCTCTCTGCCTGAACAGCTCCATCATAGGTTTAAACAGAATAGCGTTAAGAATAAACATTAAGATAAAAAATTGAATCATTAGAACAAAAAACCAATTGTTGAACTCTAACATACCCCACCTTCTTTTATTAGATTTTTTTGGCTATTAAAAAACAACTGCAAAAAAGAATACCATAGAAACTTTATTTTGTCAAGAAATTGTTAATTTTAAATTTTTATGGTTTTATTAAAATTTACTTATAAATCCCTGTGAATCACCACAGGATTAAAAGAAAGGCTTTTTAGATGCTGTGCTATTTCTTCTGCTAAAACCACTGACCTGTGTTTGCCTCCTGTACATCCAATTGCTATTGTTATATAAGCTCTGCCTTCCTTTTTATAACCGGAAACTGCAAAAGTTAAAAAATTTTTAACATGACTCAAAAATTCAACGGTTTCTTTCTGTGATAATACAAAATTTTTTACTGATTGATCTGTTCCATTAAGATCCATCAATGAAGGTATAAAATAAGGATTTGGTAGAAATCTTGCATCAAAGACAAGATCAGCATTGGTTGGAATACCTTTTTTATAACCAAAGGAAATGATAGTTACTGAAGGTAATATTTCTTCAGATGCATAAATTGAGCGAACTAAAGCTCTTAACTGATGAGGATTGAAACTTGATGTATCTATGATTCTATCAGAAAGACTTCTTAAACAATAAAGCAGAGTTCTTTCTCTCTTGATTGCCTCAATTAAATTACTGGAATAAGTTGAAAGCGGATGAGGTCGTCTTGTTTCTTTGTATCGTAAAAGAATTGTATCCTCATCAGCTTCAAGGAACAAAATTTCCGCTTTGTATGTATTTTTTATTTTTTCAATTACTTTTGTTGCTTCTTCAAGAAATTGCTGAACTCTGATATCAATTCCAATTGCAATATTTTTTACATTTGTGTATTCCTCTAACAGTTTCAAAAATTCAAGTATAACTGGAGGTGGAAGATTATCTACACAAAAAAAGCCTATATCCTCAAGAGTTCTTAGAGTTACAGTTTTACCTGCACCAGAAAGTCCAGTAACTATTACTATAAATTTATCAGAGCTCAACTTATCTTGCAGGTTCAATCAAGCCAAAATTACCATCTTTTCTTCTGTATACCACATTAACATCTCCGGTCATTGAATTTAGGAAAATAAAAAAATCTTTATCTAACAGTTCCATCTGATCAACCGCTTCTTCTGGAGACATGGGCCTTAAATCAAATTTTTTATATTTTACTATTCTCTTCGGACTTTCTATCTCTTCAGGAGATGCTGATGGATACTTAATAGTGTCTCTTTTATTTTTGTTTTGAATTTTTTCTTTATATTTCAAAACCTGTTTTTCAAGCTTTTCTACAACCTGATCAACTGCTGAATAGAGATCCTGTGTTTTGCCTTCAGCCTGAATCAGATGTCCATTGACCTTTAGCAAAACATCTATTTTGTGAGTAAATTTTTCAGTGCTTATTGTCACTATTGCCTCTGCAGGATCATTTAAAAATCTTTCAAATTTACTTACTCTCTTTTCAATATACTGTCTCAATGCTTCTGTAACATCGATGTTTTTTCCTCTGATTGTTATCTTCATCCCTCGTCCTCCTTGATAATTTTTAATTTTCTTAAAGATTTTGGTGGTATTTTAAGTTCCTCTCTATATTTTGCAACAGTTCTTCGTGCAATATCTATACCCTGTCTTTTCAGCATTTCTGAAATTTCCTTGTCAGATAAGGGACTTTCTGGATTTTCCTCGCTTATAATTTTTTGAATTAAATCCTTAACAAAGGTGGTAGAGACATTTCCCTCATTTGATGGCAAAGCATTGCTGAAGAAAAATCTGAAACTAAAAACACCATGATCGCAGGCAAGATACTTATTTGAGGTTACTCGGCTTATTGTGCTTTCATGAAGTCCAAGATCAACTGCCACATCTCTCAGATTGAGAGGTTTTAAATAACTTATACCTTTATCAAAAAAATCTCTCTGAAACTTAATTAAACTCTCAGTTACCCTGTAAATCGTCTTATTTCTTTGCTCTATACTTTTTAAAAGTTCTACAGCATTTTTAAACTTTTCTTTCAAATATTTTCTCTCATCGGCAGATAAATCCTTTTCTGTAAAAAGTTCTTTATAAAGTTTACTTAATCTGAGTTTTGGAATTCCTTCGTCATTCAATACAATCTGATACTCACCTTCAATTTTGTTTACATAAACATCAGGGACAGGAATAGTTACCTGTGTTTTAGAAAAGTTTCTACCTGGTCTTGGTTCAAGTTTTTCTATTATTTTTACAGCTTTGATAACCTCGTCAACAGAAACATTGAATTTCTTTGCTATATTTTCATATTTTTTCTTTCTTATATCTTCAAGGTGTTCTTCAATAATAGACTGAACCAAGGTATTTTCCAGATCAAGCTCTCTAATTTGTAAAAAAAGGCATTCTTTAATATCTCTTGCTCCAACTCCTGCAGGATCAAAACTTTGAACAAGTTCAATTGCTTTTTTTACAGTTTCCATATCTACATCTGAAATTTTTGCAATTTCTTCCTCTGTTGCTCTTAGGTATCCGTCTTCATCAATGTTACCAATAATTACCTCTGCCACTGCTCTTATTTTATCTGAAGCTCTGCTTAATCTTAATTGCCATAAAAGATGGTCACACAGATCAGAAGATGTTGAATAAAAAAGTTCAAAGGAAGGTTTCTCTTCCACTCCGGGGTTAAAATAGCCGAGATCTCTACCATCATCAGCTCTTTCAGCAAAATAATCATCTACTATTATTTTTTCTAATTTATCAACTACTACGGGTTCTTCTACCATATCTTCTGATGAAAGCTCTGTCTCACGGTCAGATTCACTTTCATCATCAAGTTCAAGCATAGGATTTTCCATCAACTGAAGCTCAATAAATTCAGCAAGTTCAAGCTGTGGCAACTGTAAAAGTTTAAGTTGAAGTTGCAGCTGTGGTGTAAGTGCCAGTTTTTGAGTAAGTCTAAGTTCAGCTCTTTGTTCCAGTGCCATTATAGTCTAAACTCCTCTCCTAAATAGGCTTCTCTTACTAACGGATCATTAATGAGAGTCTCTGGTGAGCCCTCGGCAAGCAACTTTCCACTATGTATTATAAATGCCCTATCAGTTATTGAGAGAGTCTCTCTAACATTATGATCTGTTATTATTACCCCTATCCCTTTGTCCTTCAGATTTTTTATGGTCTTTTTCAATTCAACCACAGCCAAAGGGTCAATCCCTGCAAAAGGCTCGTCAAAAAGCATAAAAATCGGCTTTAGAGCAATTGCTCTTGCAATTTCAGCTCTTCTTCTCTCTCCACCAGAAAGCTTATATCCTTCTCTATCGGCAAACTCTGTTAAATTAAACTCTTTAAGAATTGAATCAACCTCTTCATCAATTTTCTCTAATGCATCTCTATCATTTTCATACTTAATTTCAAGAACAGCTTTAAGATTATCCCTGACTGTTAACTTTCTAAAGATAGAAGGTTCCTGAGGCAGGTATCCCAATCCAAGTCTTGCCCTTTCATAAACTGCCATTGATGAAATATCTTGTTCGTCAAGAAAAATACTACCACTATCTGGTCTTATGATGCCTATTATCATATAAAAAGTTGTTGTTTTACCTGCTCCATTGGGTCCCAATAAACCCACAACTTCTCCACTTTCTACTCTAAAATTAATACCTTTAACAGCTTCTTTTTTACCAAAACTCTTTTTAAGATTATCTATCCTCAGTATACTCATTTCCCTGCTTTTTTCTCTTTTAAATAAACTTTGCTTTTTTCGACCAGTGATCTATCATCTTTCACAAAATATGTTATTTTTTCTCCTGTTACAAGATTTTTACCTTCTGTTGCCCTTGGCTCCCCTGTGAAAATCACCCTTTCTTCTGGCTCAGGAAGATATGTTGCCTTATGTGAGGTAATTACTCTGTCTGCCTTTACAAGCCTTACATCTCCGATTGCCTCTATCATTTTAATATTCCCACCCTTTTGTTCATCTTCATAATAAACGATCATTTTGTTGGCATAAAGAGTAACCTCTCCTCTTTTAGCAACCACATTTCCCTCAAAAGTAGCTGTTTTTGTTTTACTATCATTTATGAGGGTTTTTGAAGTTATCACTATAGGTTCGGCCATCTCCTTTTTTTCTTCCGCAAAAACTGAATTGATAAGAAGCAGGAAAAATGTTAGAAATATAATACTACTTCTTAGAATATACAATTGCCTTCACCCCTTTCTTTAATTCTATCAAATTCTCACTAGCTTTACCAGAGTTACCTTCTATGATAAATCTACTTCCCTCTATTTTGAGTGGATTATCAGAATATAGAGTCTTATCTTTCGCAATCCAATATGCCTCAGAGCCATAGATTTTATAATCCTTTGAAATTCCTTCAATACCTTCACTTAAAATAAGATCACCGGATTCAGTCCAGTAAAATCCTTTTCTGGCTTTCACAGTAAAATTTTTTTCAGGGAAAAACATTGTAAGCCCCTGTAACTCCATTAATTTACCATCTTCACTCATGAATGCCTGTTGTGAAAATAGTTGTAACTTCAGCTGTCCATCTTTTTTCTGAATAAACTGAGCATCCTTGAAAAAAGAACCTTCCATTGAAACCTTTACTTTAACAGGAGACTCTCTGTCCAAATAATCAAGAACTGAAACTAAAGTTATCACAGCAATCAAACTCGCAACGACTAATAAAAGTTTTTTCATCCTTGTCTTAAATATACCATAAAAAACCCTCAGGTTGCGATTTTTAAAAAATTTTGACATGTAAAAACAATTTAGTATAAACTTTAGAATGCATTTTGTAAAAAATGGGTTAATACTTTTTTTTAGTCTGTTTTTGTTTTACTTACAACCATGTTATGGAGAAGTTAGCTATTTCCAAAATTTAAAAGAAACTCTTTTATCATACTTTCCTACTGTCTCAGGCAAGGTTTTAAAGCTTGAAAACAATAAACTTATTCTTGACAAAGGTTCCAGAGAGGGAATAAAAAAGGGGCAAAGATTGATAATATTTGAAGAAACTGTTCCCTTAATTCATCCTGTAACAAGACAGATTATAGGTAAGTCAGAAAAAATAGTTGGTACTGCTGAAGTTGTAAGCGTTGAAGAAAATTCCTCTATAGCTACACTTTTAGAAGGTGATGTTTTATTTAAAGACTCTCTTCTGTTTAAGATACCAAAATCAAAAATTAAAATTTTATATGCTCAGGGAAACACTGAATGGGCAGTCGGTGAAGGATATTACCGAGAGTTGAAAAATACAGATAGATTTGAACTTATCGATGCTCCTGTAAATATAACTGAAGTAGAAAAGCTCTTAAAACAGCCAACTAATGCTGATGTGTTACTATTACTCAAACAATCAAAGCAAAATGGAAATCTTAAGATTTCTCAAGAACTTTACTGGTTCAAGGATAAAAAACTTTTTTCTCAATCAGAAATTGAGTTACAAGCCTTAGCTTTAAATGAGCTAAGAAGGAAATATGCTTCACTAATAGTACCCGAAGGACATACTCTTCTTTCCTTTAGACTTTCAAGAAGTATTAACAGGGTTGCTGTTGGTAATTTTGATGGCATGAGTCCAAATCAAATTTTAATTGCCTCAGATAGTGAAATAAGCCTTTACAATATAGATGTTGATTTAAAACTTAAGAGCAGTTATTCAATTCCAGTCGGTGGTGATGTAATCTGGTTTGACACAGGTGATATTGACAGAGATGGCAAGGATGAAATAGTGATAACTTTGAAAAAAGATGAGAGAGTAATTTCCTCAATAATCAAGTGGGTTGGTGACGGATTTAATGAAGCGGCAAGACTTAATAGTGTATTCTTAAGAATTTATGATGGAAAATTAATAGGTCAGAGCTATTCTCTTTCTGCTGGTTTTGATGGAGAAATCTTTTACGTAAAACCTGAAAAAACAGATTACAAAACTCTGGATATCTTCAAACTTCCAGTTAAAGCAAATATTTATGATTTTTATCTTTTTGGCGATGTCATGTTTAAATGGGAAGATGACGGTTCCATTTCAGTATATAACTCTAAAGGTGTCTCTCTTTGGCGATCACAGGAACCGCTTGGATACGGAGTACAGTATGAAAAACAAACTGGAATTGCCATGTTAAGTCTCGGCAAATGGACAGTTCAAAGTAGAATAAAACCACTAAGTAATGGAATAATAATCATAGAAAAGAAACCTCTTTTGGGACTTGTAAATCTGTCAACATTGGGATATAGAAGTTCAAGATTGCATCTTCTTCAGTGGACAGGAATCGGGATTGAGGATATTGCTATTACAGAGGAGATGTCTGGAGAAATTCTTGACTATGCTGTTTCGTCAGATAAATTAATTGTTCTTGTAAAACCTCCTTTTGGCTTTAATCCAAAGAGAATCCTTCAAGGAGAAAGTCCTTTTGAGACAATTTTGCACATACTGTCATTAAAATATTAAAAAATGGGCAGATTCTTAAAACACGTTGGAATAATAATGGATGGAAATGGACGGTGGGCTCAGATAAGAGGACTACCCCGTTATGAAGGACATAAAAGAGGAGTGGATAAGGTAAGAGAAATTATCAATGCTGCACTTAAATTAGACATTGATGTTCTTACATTTTATGCCTTTTCAATAGAAAACTGGCAGAGACCAAAGAAAGAAGTTGATATAATTATGGAGTTATTACAAAATCATCTAAAAAAAGAAACTTCTTTGTTTGTCTCTCAGGGAGTCAGATTTAAAATGATAGGAAATCGTCAGATGATTCCATCCCATATACTTAAAATAATTGAAGAAACAGAACAAAAAACAAAAGACTGCAACAACCTTATTGCACAGTTTGCTATCAGTTATGGCGGAAGAGATGAAATCTTGAGAGCAGTAAAAAAAATAATTGAAAACAAAATAAAACCCGATGAAGTTAATGAAAGTTTATTTGCATCAATGCTTGATACCGCTGAAACTCCAGAGCCTGACCTTATAATAAGAACCTCTGGAGAACAAAGACTCAGTAACTTTCTAATCTGGCAGTCTGCCTACTCTGAGTTTTATTTTACCCAGACCCTGTGGCCAGATTTCACAGAAGATGAGTTTACAGAAGCAATTCTCGACTTTCAAAAAAGACAGAGGAGATTCGGAAAAGTCAGTGAGTTTACAAGGTCATAAAAAAAGAGTTCTTGTTGCACTTATTGCTTTGCCTCTTTTAATCCTTATTATTGTAAAACTACCGCCTTATTTCTTTTTAGGACTGCTTACATTAGTGTGTGCTGTTTCAATGTGGGAGTTTTTAAGGATGTATAAAACAAATAATTTCTGGATATTTTCTGGAATTTTATGCTCTGTTATTCTCTTTTTACTCAACTGTTTTTACCACCAATTTGCATTGTACTACTATGCTTTAACTTTTATGGCATTGACCACTATACGTTTATTCATAAAAAAGAATCCTCAGTATGCACTAAATGAAATTTCCCCTATTGTTGTCGGACTTCTTTATATTCCTGCTTTACTTGCCTTTCATTGGTTTTTAAGAATCCAGGGCTGGCAGTGGGTCATATATCTTTATGCTATTGTATGGGTAGCAGACTCTTTTGCATATTATATTGGAAAGGGATTTGGTAAAAGAAAACTTTACCCAGAAGTAAGCCCTAAAAAAACATGGGCTGGTGCTTATGGTTCTTTAATAGGTGGAGTGGTTGCTTCTTTTTTTGTTGGGTATCTGTTATTATCAAAGAGTCCTGTTACACTCTTATTAAATGGCTTTTTAATTGGCTTTATCAGTATATTTGGTGACTTAGTTGAATCAATGTTTAAAAGAGATGCTCAAGTAAAAGATTCAAGCTTTCTATTTCCAGAGCACGGCGGAGTTCTTGATAAAATAGATAGTATGCTTTTTGCAGGAGTTTTACTTTATTTTCTTATGAATTTTTTGTAGGAGGATTCATTGAAAAAAGTTGTAATACTTGGTAGTACCGGTTCCATAGGAAAGAATGCTCTTCAGGTAATAAAGCAATTCCCTGAAAAATTTAAAGTTCTGGGACTGGCTGTCAAAAGTAGCATCAATCTTCTTAAAGAGCAGATTGAAGAGTTTAAACCAGAGTATGTTGCAGTTTATGATAAAAAAGCCTATGAAAAGTTAAAGAGAGAAACAAACTCACTAAACATACTCTGCGGAGTTGAAGGAGTATGCGAAATTGCAAGGCTTGAAGAAGCAGATATCGTTCTTTCAGCCATCGTTGGTGCTGAAGGACTTTTGCCTACTTTTGAAGCAGTAAAGGCTGGTAAAGTTATTGCACTTGCAAATAAAGAAAGCCTTGTAATGGCTGGAGATTTAATAAAAAAACAGGCAAACCTCAGCAAAGCTCAGATAATTCCTGTTGATAGTGAACACAGTGCTGTTTTTCAGTGTATCAACGGATGCAATAGGGCTTACATAAAAAAAATTTGGCTTACTGCCTCTGGTGGACCTTTCAGGGGGAAGAAAGCCTCAGAAATAGAGAATGTGACTCCTCAGGAAGCACTAAATCATCCAAAATGGAAAATGGGAAAAAGAATTACAATAGATTCAGCAACTCTCATGAATAAAGGATTTGAGGTCATTGAAGCTCACCATCTTTTCGATATTCCAATTGAAAATATTGGAGTTTTGATTCATCCTCAAAGTATTGTTCACTGTCTTGTTGAATTTATTGATGGAACCTATCTTGCCCAGATAAGCAATCCTGATATGAAAGCACCCATTGCACTGGCTCTATCACTTCCAGAAAGACTTCCAGATATCATTTCCCCAATAGACTGGAGCAGTTTGAGAGAGCTTAATTTTGAATTACCAGATACAGAGATTTTCCCATGTCTCAAACTTGCTTACGAGGCAGTTAAGCTTGGAGGCAGTATGCCTGTAGTTTTAAATGCAGTTGATGAGATAGCGGTTGAAGCTTTTCTCTCAGGAAAGTTAAAATTTAATGAGATACCAAAGTTAATTAAAAAAGTAATGGATGCCCACAAGATTTTTTATCCTGAAAGGATAGAAGAAATTCTTGAAATTGATAGCTGGGCAAGGAAAAAAGCACTGGAGGAAATTAAAAGATGAATTTTATTTATGCAATAATTCTATTCGGCTTTTTAATATTTGTCCATGAACTTGGTCACTTCTTAGCTGCAAAAATAAGTGGAGTAAGAGTTCTTAAATTTTCAATTGGTTTTGGTCCCAAAATAATTGGCAGAAAAATTGGTGAAACAGAATATCTTATAAGTGCTGTACCTCTTGGTGGATATGTAAAGATGTATGGCGAAGAAGTTGGTGAAGAAGTAGTTGATGCAAGACGGTCTTTTAAAAATCAACCAATATACAAGAAAATCTTTATTGTTTTTGCAGGTCCTCTTTTTAACATAGCTGGTGCTGTTTTTCTCTTCTGGGTCGTATTTGTTCATGGAGTTCCCGTAATCAAACCTGTTATAGGAGATGTGATGGAGAATTCTTCAGCTTTTCAGGCAGGATTAAAACCCGGAGATACTATAGTGGAGATCAATGGACAAAAAATTTCAAATTGGTTTGATATGGCTCATTTTATCCAGCAGAATCCTAATAAAGCTCTCAATATCAAAGTTGATAGAAATGGAGAAATTATTCAAATTCAGATAACTCCTCAACCAAAGGAGGCAAAAAATATCTTTGGAGAAAAAATTATTGTAGGACAAATTGGAATAAAACCAGATGAAAAAGCAGTTTTTATAAAAAGGGAGGAACCTTTTACTGCTCTCAATAAATCTATTCAAAAATGTTATGAAATCATAGAGCTTACTTATCTTACAATAGTAAAAATCTTCCAAAGAGTTGTTTCAACAGACGTCATAGGAGGTCCTATTCTTATATTTCAAGCTGCAGGCAAAACAGCTGAACAGGGACTGATAAGTTTCTTAAGCTTTGCAGCAATAATAAGTATAAATCTCGGGATCCTTAATCTCCTTCCAATTCCTGTTTTAGATGGTGGGCATATTTTATTTTTCTTAATAGAAGCAATAAGAAGAAAACCTCTTAGTGAGAAATTTATTGCACTCTCACAAAAAATTGGTATAGCCTTTTTAATTGCTTTAATGATGCTTGCTTTTTATAATGATATTGCACGACTTTTAAATCCAGGAAAAATGCCATAATGAAAAGAGTTTTCTCTGCAGGTGGAGTTGTTTATAAATTTGAAAATGGAAAGTTAAAAATTTTATTGATCTCAACAAAAGAAGGTAAAATATGGGCTTTACCAAAGGGATTAATAGAAAAAGGAGAAAGGCCTGAACAAACTGCTTTAAGAGAGATAAAAGAAGAGACAGGCATAAGTGGTAAAATAGTTGATGAAATTGGAGAAACTTCTTACTGGTTTGTTATGGAAGGAGAAAAATACTTTAAAACTGTAAAATACTTTCTTGTTCAATACACTGAAGGAGAGATAACTCCTCAGTGGGAAATTAACTCAGCAGAGTGGTTTGATCCTGAAGAGGCAATGGATAAGATTACATTCAAAACTGATAGAGAAATTCTTAAAAAAGCCCTACAGAAGATTTATGAGCAAAATACTAACACCTGAAGAACTCAAAAAAAAGATAGATAAGTTCAAAAAAGAAGGTAAAAGAACAGTTTTTACAAATGGATGCTTTGATATACTTCATGTAGGACACATAAGATATTTAAAAGAAGCAAAAAAACTCGGCAGTATACTAATAGTAGCAATAAACTCTGACAAATCTGTTAGAAAAATAAAACCTCTGAGACCCATTAATCCGGAAAATGAAAGAGCTGAAGTACTTTCTGCTTTGGAGTTTGTTGATTTCGTAA belongs to Thermodesulfovibrio aggregans and includes:
- a CDS encoding 1-deoxy-D-xylulose-5-phosphate reductoisomerase; the protein is MKKVVILGSTGSIGKNALQVIKQFPEKFKVLGLAVKSSINLLKEQIEEFKPEYVAVYDKKAYEKLKRETNSLNILCGVEGVCEIARLEEADIVLSAIVGAEGLLPTFEAVKAGKVIALANKESLVMAGDLIKKQANLSKAQIIPVDSEHSAVFQCINGCNRAYIKKIWLTASGGPFRGKKASEIENVTPQEALNHPKWKMGKRITIDSATLMNKGFEVIEAHHLFDIPIENIGVLIHPQSIVHCLVEFIDGTYLAQISNPDMKAPIALALSLPERLPDIISPIDWSSLRELNFELPDTEIFPCLKLAYEAVKLGGSMPVVLNAVDEIAVEAFLSGKLKFNEIPKLIKKVMDAHKIFYPERIEEILEIDSWARKKALEEIKR
- a CDS encoding FG-GAP repeat domain-containing protein, yielding MFYLQPCYGEVSYFQNLKETLLSYFPTVSGKVLKLENNKLILDKGSREGIKKGQRLIIFEETVPLIHPVTRQIIGKSEKIVGTAEVVSVEENSSIATLLEGDVLFKDSLLFKIPKSKIKILYAQGNTEWAVGEGYYRELKNTDRFELIDAPVNITEVEKLLKQPTNADVLLLLKQSKQNGNLKISQELYWFKDKKLFSQSEIELQALALNELRRKYASLIVPEGHTLLSFRLSRSINRVAVGNFDGMSPNQILIASDSEISLYNIDVDLKLKSSYSIPVGGDVIWFDTGDIDRDGKDEIVITLKKDERVISSIIKWVGDGFNEAARLNSVFLRIYDGKLIGQSYSLSAGFDGEIFYVKPEKTDYKTLDIFKLPVKANIYDFYLFGDVMFKWEDDGSISVYNSKGVSLWRSQEPLGYGVQYEKQTGIAMLSLGKWTVQSRIKPLSNGIIIIEKKPLLGLVNLSTLGYRSSRLHLLQWTGIGIEDIAITEEMSGEILDYAVSSDKLIVLVKPPFGFNPKRILQGESPFETILHILSLKY
- the rapZ gene encoding RNase adapter RapZ — encoded protein: MNLQDKLSSDKFIVIVTGLSGAGKTVTLRTLEDIGFFCVDNLPPPVILEFLKLLEEYTNVKNIAIGIDIRVQQFLEEATKVIEKIKNTYKAEILFLEADEDTILLRYKETRRPHPLSTYSSNLIEAIKRERTLLYCLRSLSDRIIDTSSFNPHQLRALVRSIYASEEILPSVTIISFGYKKGIPTNADLVFDARFLPNPYFIPSLMDLNGTDQSVKNFVLSQKETVEFLSHVKNFLTFAVSGYKKEGRAYITIAIGCTGGKHRSVVLAEEIAQHLKSLSFNPVVIHRDL
- a CDS encoding isoprenyl transferase, which encodes MGRFLKHVGIIMDGNGRWAQIRGLPRYEGHKRGVDKVREIINAALKLDIDVLTFYAFSIENWQRPKKEVDIIMELLQNHLKKETSLFVSQGVRFKMIGNRQMIPSHILKIIEETEQKTKDCNNLIAQFAISYGGRDEILRAVKKIIENKIKPDEVNESLFASMLDTAETPEPDLIIRTSGEQRLSNFLIWQSAYSEFYFTQTLWPDFTEDEFTEAILDFQKRQRRFGKVSEFTRS
- the lptB gene encoding LPS export ABC transporter ATP-binding protein; the encoded protein is MSILRIDNLKKSFGKKEAVKGINFRVESGEVVGLLGPNGAGKTTTFYMIIGIIRPDSGSIFLDEQDISSMAVYERARLGLGYLPQEPSIFRKLTVRDNLKAVLEIKYENDRDALEKIDEEVDSILKEFNLTEFADREGYKLSGGERRRAEIARAIALKPIFMLFDEPFAGIDPLAVVELKKTIKNLKDKGIGVIITDHNVRETLSITDRAFIIHSGKLLAEGSPETLINDPLVREAYLGEEFRL
- the rpoN gene encoding RNA polymerase factor sigma-54; the encoded protein is MALEQRAELRLTQKLALTPQLQLQLKLLQLPQLELAEFIELQLMENPMLELDDESESDRETELSSEDMVEEPVVVDKLEKIIVDDYFAERADDGRDLGYFNPGVEEKPSFELFYSTSSDLCDHLLWQLRLSRASDKIRAVAEVIIGNIDEDGYLRATEEEIAKISDVDMETVKKAIELVQSFDPAGVGARDIKECLFLQIRELDLENTLVQSIIEEHLEDIRKKKYENIAKKFNVSVDEVIKAVKIIEKLEPRPGRNFSKTQVTIPVPDVYVNKIEGEYQIVLNDEGIPKLRLSKLYKELFTEKDLSADERKYLKEKFKNAVELLKSIEQRNKTIYRVTESLIKFQRDFFDKGISYLKPLNLRDVAVDLGLHESTISRVTSNKYLACDHGVFSFRFFFSNALPSNEGNVSTTFVKDLIQKIISEENPESPLSDKEISEMLKRQGIDIARRTVAKYREELKIPPKSLRKLKIIKEDEG
- a CDS encoding LptA/OstA family protein produces the protein MITSKTLINDSKTKTATFEGNVVAKRGEVTLYANKMIVYYEDEQKGGNIKMIEAIGDVRLVKADRVITSHKATYLPEPEERVIFTGEPRATEGKNLVTGEKITYFVKDDRSLVEKSKVYLKEKKAGK
- the lptC gene encoding LPS export ABC transporter periplasmic protein LptC is translated as MKKLLLVVASLIAVITLVSVLDYLDRESPVKVKVSMEGSFFKDAQFIQKKDGQLKLQLFSQQAFMSEDGKLMELQGLTMFFPEKNFTVKARKGFYWTESGDLILSEGIEGISKDYKIYGSEAYWIAKDKTLYSDNPLKIEGSRFIIEGNSGKASENLIELKKGVKAIVYSKK
- a CDS encoding NUDIX hydrolase; the protein is MKRVFSAGGVVYKFENGKLKILLISTKEGKIWALPKGLIEKGERPEQTALREIKEETGISGKIVDEIGETSYWFVMEGEKYFKTVKYFLVQYTEGEITPQWEINSAEWFDPEEAMDKITFKTDREILKKALQKIYEQNTNT
- a CDS encoding phosphatidate cytidylyltransferase, whose amino-acid sequence is MSLQGHKKRVLVALIALPLLILIIVKLPPYFFLGLLTLVCAVSMWEFLRMYKTNNFWIFSGILCSVILFLLNCFYHQFALYYYALTFMALTTIRLFIKKNPQYALNEISPIVVGLLYIPALLAFHWFLRIQGWQWVIYLYAIVWVADSFAYYIGKGFGKRKLYPEVSPKKTWAGAYGSLIGGVVASFFVGYLLLSKSPVTLLLNGFLIGFISIFGDLVESMFKRDAQVKDSSFLFPEHGGVLDKIDSMLFAGVLLYFLMNFL
- the rseP gene encoding RIP metalloprotease RseP, whose amino-acid sequence is MNFIYAIILFGFLIFVHELGHFLAAKISGVRVLKFSIGFGPKIIGRKIGETEYLISAVPLGGYVKMYGEEVGEEVVDARRSFKNQPIYKKIFIVFAGPLFNIAGAVFLFWVVFVHGVPVIKPVIGDVMENSSAFQAGLKPGDTIVEINGQKISNWFDMAHFIQQNPNKALNIKVDRNGEIIQIQITPQPKEAKNIFGEKIIVGQIGIKPDEKAVFIKREEPFTALNKSIQKCYEIIELTYLTIVKIFQRVVSTDVIGGPILIFQAAGKTAEQGLISFLSFAAIISINLGILNLLPIPVLDGGHILFFLIEAIRRKPLSEKFIALSQKIGIAFLIALMMLAFYNDIARLLNPGKMP
- the hpf gene encoding ribosome hibernation-promoting factor, HPF/YfiA family, yielding MKITIRGKNIDVTEALRQYIEKRVSKFERFLNDPAEAIVTISTEKFTHKIDVLLKVNGHLIQAEGKTQDLYSAVDQVVEKLEKQVLKYKEKIQNKNKRDTIKYPSASPEEIESPKRIVKYKKFDLRPMSPEEAVDQMELLDKDFFIFLNSMTGDVNVVYRRKDGNFGLIEPAR